GTCAGAGCAGGCAAGAAGGGGAGGAAACCAAGAGAGGGAGGAGACCggaaagggagggaggaataaagagaggagaagacggagagggagagggtgatGCAGCAAACACTGTGGCCTTTCAGCTGTGCTGCCAGTCCAGGGAGGGACTTTAAACCAGCACAGTGTGTTCTTtactggtcacacacacacacacacacacacacactttgtctaTTTCAGCCGTCACTcagaacacatacacactctaatgctcacacacacacaggtttgcacagatattcttctgaggacactgcaagtttttttcaatttttgtttttgttagttttcgttaactataataTCTTTgagtaggaccaggtttcggtctcctagtggtcctgacgaggtcagtgtttatgccagaataGGTCCTAaagtggtaacaaatacaagtactcACACTCTGCAGTCACTTGTTGAGTCATGACATATTCAGGgatgtcattcattttctgcACTAGTGAGAGAAGTGATTGACGTGATATAGTGTGACATCATGGATTTGTGCCTGGTGCTAAACATAAACTgtctggcagtgtgtgtgtgtgtgtgtgtgtgtgttgatgggGGGGTTGAAGGGGGGTCTGAAGGCTAAATTTGCAGCGTCCACTCGGCTCACACCGCTTCTGCGGCTCCACATTCCatgcctttttttctctctccctcacgaTCGCCTTGTTTCCTGCGAGGCAGGAAGTCAGCGCCGTTTCCTGTCACTGTCCGCTTTCATGTGTCACTTCCTGgtgtgtttcttttccttttttttttctcctttctttgaCTCGTGAGAATGGACGTGGTCCGCTCCTCGCAGTGAAgagttttattattgttgttattatctcTGGCTGCGGACAACTACCAATTATTATGAGTCTGATTAAATTCCAGTCCGGGCGAAAACAAAAGTTGAACCACTCATTCAGCTGCGCTGATGTTGTGTTAAGAGCAGGCTTCTTTGCCAGGAGTGGCTGGAAACTGCACTCTTTTTCGAAAATGGGGCAAAGTTATTGTCATACTTTTGAGCACAAAACAAGATAGGATCGTCCTCCAGGCGAGCAATCATCAGAGTTCAGTTGTGAGAAATCACAGGTTTTGTAACCTTGCTGAGGAATGTTGATTGTGATGGCTGGCTGGTCGGCTGGGAATCCTGGCCTTTACTGTTTCCTAAGAGATACGAACAAGTTGGGTGTGATTACGATTGAACTTTGCACACAGTGATTAGCTGGAATGTTAGGATTCCTGCGCAGGGCAGCCCGAGATAAATCTGTGTCACATCACACAGAGAGACGCACGGCTCGAGAGGCGAAGAAGAAGGtcttgattaaaaatgaaaaatagcaGATTAAATTTAAGTGTGTTACATAACTGGGCTGCAATGGAGGGAGCAACCAAATCAACggcacttaaacacacacacacacacactcacacagggcTTTTCCATTGGCTCCACCACCAGACACCCTCAGTCTCACTCCCACATTATAACACAGCactgacgtctggtatttcgtaTCAGAGCAGTTTTTTAATGACCTCCTTACTCATGCTCCCGCTTTACATCAAGACTTTTACGTTTTTTCCTCAACACTTTTCCAGAAAACTCTCAAAACTCAGTCTGAAAACTACTTTGTCAAAAATCTCTCCACTCAAAACTGATCCCTTCCAtcaaaactacacacacagtcactatCTGCTCATCTATAAAGttaaattctttatttttctataCCTTTTTTTACCAAACTACTACTTATTTCTAACCTGCAAACCAAGATGTTCAAAGCAAAAAATTGAAATACCAagaatattgtaaaaaaaaaacaaaaaaactagcATCTACGTACACTGCTCGACATAGTGTTAGCTTGCTGCCTTGCTAGCTTAGCTACATACAATGAGTTGTCAAGCAGTCgtgacaacacaaacacacattatttgAGTACTATTCCTGTAGAAATAACATAGAATGACCATAATATTACTACATTAGTAGAAGTATCCCCATATTCTTACTGTCACTACTAGTTTCCTTCACCTTGTgtattgatttgttgttgtgaaatAGCATTTACATGCTCCAGTTAGTTTTATgcaacagaaaagaagaaaagaaaatgagcacGCAGATGTAAAAAGATAACAAAGGAAACACTGAGTTAAAGTCACTTGAAGCCCTGTTTTATAATCTGACTCATGATTGAAGAGCAGCATGAATGAGACTGATTGAAAATGAAGGTTTGTGACGTTTACAGGTGGAACCAAGTGAGCGTAATGCTTCCTGAATGATGTTTGAGTGACACTAATGGAATGGTATTGTTACGAGCTGCATGTTCAGCCAGCGCGTCATATGTGACATAAGCCAAAACGGCGTTTTCGTGTCTTCAGGACAGGACATTTCTGTGCTCACATTGCAGTCATTCCTTGTTGCAGCACAGCTGAAATTACCAGCGCTCTTAGTGGTCATGGGAGACAGAGGCATATGACCAGAATTTACTCCGTCGCCTTTTGTTAGAACTTCTGATGTGCGGGgcggggaggggaggagggatgTATTTACCACGCAAACAAGCCCGGAGACCGTCGGCTGAGGCGGCCGGGTCATTTGATTTGGTggtaatttcattcatttgttgaaGGGCCGGTGTTTGTGTCCTGCAGCGAGGGGACGACAGAGGAGGACGAAAGGAAAGGGAGACgcaaatgcagagagagaatCAGATTAGCAGACGATGGTTAGAAACTGGCAACGTTACTCATGGATTAACAAGGCACTGCACTGATTGTACTAATAGGTGTCAGCAGAAAGTCTTTGTTACAACCAAgttacattgttttattatttaaccagTAGAAAGGGTTTTAATAAAGGACAAACTGAAGTtgttttgggggggggaaatcATCCAGTGACCCACAGTAGAGTCTCAAATCAAGTCATTTTTGCCCATCACCTTGGTAACCAAGGTAACAGCTAGTGCAGCACCAGCTGGAAGCCCACACCACAAGACAAAATGAATGACCTAttaattaaagttaaaaaaaaagttagcactgaaaaatgaattgacatatatatatatgtattcgTACATATTAGACGAGCTGGaggataattttttttaatcttttactcataaaatacagtaaagacCAGTGTaggacttttgtttttgactcaattctatttgtttttgcaattcCATCTTCCCCTGTTGATGTGGGAACGAgcgtatctcagatccactgtccgatgatcgaataacacatttatctctggaaatgagtAAAAGAAAACTGTATAGTTTCTGGCCCTTTAAATAGAAAGCAACAATTTGTGGGTTTGAACTGTTTTTTactgacagaaaatagaaaaaaagaagctatattgctgttgaagaaaatgaaatagaTAAATATCGTTATTGAAATACTGCATTTTGTCCTTAAACTcaactttaaacacagtttaaagttcAAGCTCTCCTGCTGCGATTTCACCGTAGTGATGAATGTTGTAGGCTGGAGTGTGATGAGAGTTCAGagtgaagaaggagaagaagagacgGTGGAGATGAGGAGAAGCAGTGGGTAGGCTGCGCGCCAGATGTGAAGCAGTGACTCACGGCAGGAATAGGCTTGATGACGTGAGCCACTATGCACGCTAAGCtctgcatgcgtgtgtgtgtgcgtgtgtgtgtgtgtgtgtgtgcgccttcCAAAACAACAAGCTCTACGCATGCACGATAATGTCTGACCAAGGCTCATTACTTCATGTTATGGCCTGGACACAAAACAAGGCCGGTCATAACAGAGAGTCAGAGTGTAAACGGTCACTTAAACGACACTTTGTTGAGTCTTGACGGTTTAAAAcgggctaaaaaaaaaaccaacaacaacaacacacacttgtgtccCGGCGCGGCTGCCGTTCCAGTAAAGCAGGAcagaaactctctctctctgtgtgtgtgtgtgtcactttctgTGGTTTGCTCTGCAGACGTTCGCACAATATTCTAGCTCTTTTTGTTTGCACTGGTTTAATAACGCATCACTAGCTTCCTGCACAAAAAATTAGTTTTTCCACTGGGGGTGTCACCAAGCAACGCTCGAGTGCAGAATTAATGTGACAGTAAGAAGGAAAGATTAGTCTGTTTCCTCCCtttgattctgctgctgctgtcgacGAGACACGTACCCAggtggaatgtgtgtgttggtacAACAGCGTTTCACAAAGGGCCCCTCTGTTGTTGTAAAAGGAAATAAAGGCCCACTTGTACAGTAGGTTTGGAGATAAGCGCGTCTGCAGCTTAATCCCTGTTCTGTTCGGGAAGTACTGCTCATGGAGTAAACTTATTGACACCTATTGTGTGTCTTAAAATAACGACTGGCATTAGATTGTAAACAGACCTTAAAATCCGCCCTTTCTCTTCCGTGTCAGCTGTCGAGCcaagcgaaaaaaaaaaagaggagcacCTGTACAGGGGGATTTACACTGGGATGATAAAGCAGAACTgaggagttttttgttttttttggggggggggaggaaagGGCAAACAcaaatctctctccctctctctctctctaccggtttgtttgtttctaacACTTCACCGTCTGTTTTCTGCCTCCTCTCCAGAACTCCATCAGACACAACCTGTCGCTGCACAGCCGCTTCATCCGCGTCCAGAACGAGGGCACGGGGAAGAGCTCGTGGTGGATGCTGAACCCCGAGGGCGGGAAGAGCGGCAAGTCCCCGCGCCGCAGAGCCGCCTCCATGGACAACAACAGCAAGTTCACCAAGAGCAGAGGACGAGCGGCGaagaaaaaggtaaacaaaggACACCAGAGACAGTTTTGTATGTGGGTCAAAATACCGATACGGTCATATATCGCCGTCCTTCCTCTTGCAATACGATCAATTGAAGTTTTAATTGACAAATGAAGGCgttctaaagtaaacagtctctGCCCGTTTTACTCaccgtcactacttcatgtctccacACGGTGGAGCTGCTCCAATAAATGAGGGGAACTTAGGCTGAAGTTGCCTGGCggaagaagagggagttaaGCGaggctccatccacgttcaatacatagactttatgcactttgttctctatgatgtgaataaatagagaaatcctacATTTTGAACTTCTCTCAGACGTTTCGTTTGCTTCAGTTAGACAAATGTCGGCATATACACGacagtgttcatgtgtgtaGAGGATGATTCATTACCTACAGTATCTAGATGCATGGGCTATGATACGATTATGGCAAGATATTTTACATTAtggaacaaaaatacaatacaatactttGCTAAATAACATTCTTTTTCGAGAACCTTCAAATAGGTCGATTTTATAAAAGACCCAAAAAAtccaatttcttttttcatattaTGATAAAAATACCTTCAAATAGGTCGATTTTATAAAAGACCCAAAAAAATCCAATTTATTAAATCTGTGAATGACGTGACATGTTGTGAGGATTTAACAACAGAGCTGCTTAATTTAACGGATCCAAAATATCAAAAGACGGGTGATTGATCGCTTTACGTTGCATTTAGATCAATAAAGTGCTCAGCgttttcatgtatttgtatCTTTCACTTCTTTTAATTAGAGACAGCGATGAAGCCAAAGCGGAGGAGAGGTCCTGAAAGATTCATTACAATTAACAGTTAATTCAACTATTATTCTGTGTTTGATAATAACTCAATAATATGGATTCGTTTCGATCTTGTTTTCTGAAGAGCCACTCCTATTATCATATTGTGGTATTTCACATGATTATTTTGTTGTGGATGTCTGAAGCATCACGCAGCCCTCTGCTGTATTCCAAGTCTAAagcatgtgtgtctctctctgtctccccacAGCTGTCCCTGCAGGGCGGCCCTGACGGAGGCGCCGACAGTCCGGGCTCTTACTCCAAATGGCCCGGCAGCCCCAATTCCCACAGCAATGACGACTTCGATGCGTGGAACAGCTTCAGGCCTCGGACGAGCTCCAACGCCAGCACTCTGAGCGGCCGCCTCTCGCCCTTCATGCCGGAGGACGACCTCGGGGAGGCAGACGTGCACATGGGCTACCCGGGAGCTCCTGGGAGCAAAATGACGGCCACGCTGCCCAGCCTGACGGAGATGACTGGCTCTCTGGGACACAGTACTGAGAACGTTATGGAGAACCTTCTGGACAACCTGAACTTGCTCTCGCCTAACAACTCTCAGGTCGGCGGCGGGGCCACGACCCCCGGCTCCTCCCAGTCCTCCCCGTCTGCCATGATGCAGCCGAGCCCGGGCTACCCCACCTACAGCTCCCCCAGTATGGCCCCGCAGCCTCCGCAGGAGTATCGCAAGTGTGCATACGGCCAAGCGGGAATGAACAGCCTGTCGTCCATGCCGCTGCAGACTCTGCCAGAGAGTAAGCCCAGCTTTGTGCCCATGGGTCAGTACAGCTGCCCCGCGGGTCTCCTGAAGGAGCTGCTGACATCAGACTCTGACCAGCACAGCGAGCTGATGCCGTCAGTGGACACCGTGGTGTCTCAGTCCAGCGGCGGCTGCATGCTGCCACCGTACAGCAGCAGTCAGCATGCGGCCAAACTCATGGCCGGAGGGAACAGTCACCTGCACGCGCTCCCTCACTCTCATCCGCACGGCATGCACAGCCAGGCCAAGAACGGCCATTTGCTCATGTCCTTACACCACAGCGGGGGCTCAGCGCGTTTGCCTGCCACCAAGGGCCCCATGCAGATGCCGTACGGCCTCCCCGGGCACCTCGGCGGGGTAGGGATGCCCGGAGGCTTCTGTCCCCTCAACACAAACGGATACGGTCGACCGGGTCCGCCGCCGCTGTCGCACTCAGAGAAGCTGCCCAGCGACCTGGACGACATGTCCATCGAGAAGTTTGAGTTTGACATGGAGACGGTCCTCCATGACACGCTGATGGACGGGGACTCGCTGGACTTCAACTTTGAGCCAATGGTGACCCAGCAAAGTTTCCCTCACGGGGTAAAGACCACCACACACAGCTGGGTGTCCGGGTAGACAAACTGTGGACAGAAAAACGAAAGTTCACCTGAACTTCTGGactgtggttgttgttgctgttttggtcaaaaacaaaatgtgacgTTTCAATTTCATCTCAGATTAATCATCATGCGCACTTCAAAAGAGACTCGTCTGTAGACCGAGACCAGCTGAAGACACGACATCCTCAGAGGCTCTGAGCTGAagacaatgacatcatcaatcagttcattttgaaaatatcaaaccttaaaggtccagtgtgtaagaattagtgacatctaatggcgaggCGGCAGATCGCAACAAATGTTTCAAAACATATCGcaatcagggaactacggtggccttcgcgGCTCAAAAGAATGTAAACACCTCCTTCTTTCTTGGTTTTTACGCTGACGTTAGCCGCTCTTCATTTGCGTAGCAACCACAGACCGTTTATAACAagtagtcttctggtttgcaGGGAAGTCACAATTTACTgagtagccaccagggggcgataaCCATGGTTAATAGCCTACTGCTAACTTGATTCATAACATCAGCAAACCTTCAGCgcatgattgacagctcgtaTTGTTCAGCACGTACCGagtttttaacacattttacaacTGGAAAAGACTACGCCCACTTCTTATATACGGTCTATGGTCGTAAACTTTGACTTCACATGTCCTTtcaggctgccgtagaaacatgtcaagatggcggcctctgtaaagcaagaccctgCCTGCAGGACTTGTAAAAGTACTCATTCTAAACctaaacaattattatttttaaagcagtCACTCATTCTTAAATGACATTTCCGCCTCCTAactgtttcacactggacctttaagttaaaaataaagtaaaaaaaaaaagtgccaaaCATTTTTGCCTTAACCTAAGAGCCAAACGGAAGCACACACCTCTCTCTGGTTTACTCACCAAGGCTGGAAATATTACACTgccaacatcatcatcatcatcagcagcagcagcagcagcagcagcagcagcagcagcacaatccGTGGAGGTCGCACAGACTCACACCACGCCGTTTACTGTTCCCACAATCAacctttctttgtgtctttgtgcgCGCGTTGTAGTGATCATCGATCTCCACTACGGACAAGTTATGAAGGTAACGTGGCTCATGGACAGATTTCAGGGGATTCTCGGACGATgttacatggaaaaaaaacaaaagaaacaaaacaaagaaaactcaCTTTGTCATTGCCTgaatgtacatacatatatataaatataaatataaatacaaagtcatggtatagtttgTAAAATCAGGCCGGTAGTGTATTTTTTGAAGACTGTAAATAGTGTTTACAGAATTGAAGCAAAAAtttgaggcagcagcagcagcagcagagcgagCTAGTTCACAGACGCAGAGAAAAACTGGAGCAGATTCCGTCAGACGTGCGCGCGCTCGGCGAATCCTTCTCAATCAGGCTGTAAAATCTGATCTCTTGtatgtaatatatacatatacatatatatgtatatatatatatatatatattaagaatGTATATTAAAAAGGATGCAGTAGGTGTTTTTACTACTAGATTTTATTTTGACGCCTAAATTATTTGGAGGTGAAGatagattattgttattattacgcCGGTGCTAAAACTGGCACTCAGACCTTAAAGAAGAGTCGTCTGTCACTCTGAACCTTAATACCACAGAGGCCTATTAATTGTGCCTAACTAGATATTGACTGCAGGCTTGaaggttgttgtgttgttgttttttaaatatatatatatatatatatatatatatgtatatacatatgtatatatatattgttgatGTCTATGGTCCAGAAGATACTCAAATCCTTGAAGAGAAGCACAGtgaattctttatttttttccacaagaAGACTGTCGAGTGTTATTGTTAGGTTCCCGGCCCCCCCGGCCCCCCCGGCCCCCCCGAACACTTTGTGAATGTTGCGTGTCACGGCAGGTCGTAGAAAAACgaagtagagagagagaattctCAGTgctactgttttgttttcacttggaGATCTCGCTGAAGACACTGTGcgttgtcgtcgtcgtcccACCGTGGTTCATTTTCCTCCTGATTTAAACGCGTTCAGCCCGATTCCCACCTGATGCCGGCTTCACCTCGCTCACCAAGACTCCACTTTCACTCTACCTCTCTTACCCGTCTTTGTAACGGTCACGTGTAAAAGGCTCCAAACGTCTTTTCTTAATCGTACGTTTCTGCCTCCCCTGGAAAAAGGCGCTACGCTAAGTGTTAAGTATCTTATCTCGCTTGTACATTTGCATAATTTCACCTCGCTCGCTTCTCCCGAACATCGTCAGCCAGTCGGCGACTCATCTCATCGCAGGTGTACAACGTGAACATGAAGTCGACTTGGGTGTCGGtggctgaaaaaagaaaaagaccaaaTGGCTTAGAGCAGGAAAACTTACTAAAGACTGCCTTTTATTGCGTTTTATGGATTGATTTGTACAGAAAccacatacgtgtgtgtgtgtgtgtgtgtgtcaggtcatGTGTCGTCAAGAACTGGGAGGGAGCGTGCAGTCAAGTTCACCTCCAAACCAACCGCGGGGGAGAAAAGCTCTATCACAcgccttttgtgttttttgtgcagcagcagcagcagcaggaataaCACATGATCCTGTCACCGCACTGACAAAAGGgtttgaagaagaaagaaaaaaaaaagcctgggaGCGAGCAGGTTTACGAAGACTAACATGGAATTcttaacatttcaaaaaaaacaaaaaaagaaaaaggctccGCAGAGAAGCCGATAAAGACGCTGCTGTTTGGCTCTGGTGCCAGGTGTTGCCTTCTTTTCTTACCCAAACATGCCATAATGTAATGTACTATAGCCAAAATTTGCCTTTTGAAGTTAAAAGTGatatatttagcatttttatcatgtgatattttcaagaattataaatatatatatatatatatacatatatatatatttgtgccGGTCACTTAAGTCAGGATAAACTGTAATGGATCCATGTAGTCAGTGTCACAGGGTTCATGCgataaagtaaacaaaaaagagcTGTACTAAGTAAATTATAtctctacatttaaaaaaaaaaaaaaaattaaaatctatGCATTGTATTCCTtaattttatgttgctgttgttatattttgtcttttgttttcttcattttcaactTATGACAGAGATATTTTATTGTAACATAGCGCTGTGAGATATTATGGTGTTGTCGTCGTTGTCAAAACTCTATGTTCCAGAATAGTTCTATGGtggggaataataataataaaaaaagaaaaagacaataaatgaaGTTTATTTAGAAACTAGATGATGCAGTGATTGATAGGCTAAGCTTTTGTAAACTGACGATGTCGTACTTCTTGTATTTAGCTACCGTTTCTAGAAAATAGCATcgattattgaaagaaaaaggaaaaaaaaaaaaagatcagatatattgcatttttaaaatgaaaaaaaaacatatttagtcTGTCGGAGGAATTCCTGctcggagaaaaaaaagcagattctGGAccaatttttttgtaattttatgaATGGAAACATATTGCACTTTTACTTacgtttttttaataaagtgctCCTCGAAACacggggaagaaaaaaaaaacaacaatacatattttaaaatacaaaatctgTTACATTTAACTTATGCAGGAATAATTTGGAATGATGCTGTGTGATTTGCAATCAATACAAATATGTAACTTGTTCAATATTAATGTATTAAGACCTGAATAAATGTACTTTCTGTGTTAATGCTGTGTCCCGTCTGTCTTTCAGGGGGTGAAGAAGTGGATATTATGGTTAAGATAAAGCATATagaacagaaaataacttttataaactggaaaaatgtgtaaacgtatatacagaggctataaaaaACTGCAACGTATAGTGTCTTACATGCAACCTCATgaatttattattgttgtcattttccCCAACGATATAAACTCACCAAAaggtactcaaaatgttttaaaatcagattgaatttgtgaaatttggctcatttttatgaacaaaaatctTTGACTCCACAACGAACAAAATACcttaaagcctgaagatgtgacctataaacacacgcCCCCAGGACATCCATATAAGGAGCTGTTTATTTTTCCCGTGGCAATTTACCGAGGGTGCGTCTCGGTAAACTGGAGCAGAAACCTTGAATGTcattacatatttaaattcaaCGAAACAGCCAGTGGCAGAGGACGATTTAAGTCAATATACAATaagataatataaatatagaatataacAAAGGTAATAAGAAATATCTTTTAAGAGTAAAGGTCTGTATGGAGGAGTAAAAATTGAATTAAACATGAAttcctgagattaaagtctgaattctgagattaaattcagaattctgagaaaaaaaatcagaattcttacattaaaacattaaaactacaCTTCGTCAAGACAATCTTATCAAAAAAGGATTTGACAAACGAAACAGAAACAATTTATAAATGTAACCGTGTTTCTGTGGAAGAGATTAAAGTATGAAGTTCAGGATTAAATCTGTTGATACAAGGAGTGAGATGTTAGACTGTATTTATGAGCACAGAGtgattcaaatgtaaacatggaggaaaaactgTGCTGACGAGATAAAGTAGCTGAAGCATTAAGGGCTGTAGTTGCTTTTTTTAGTCGTAACAATCGCTCAAAGTGTCGTCAAGTTGTTGTCAGTCGCTCTAGTTCATACGCTTTCATCTAATCTGCACACGGAACCTTCTCTTTCTTCCACATCACCAGAGGTAACATGGTGTCAGGAGATGGACCACAACAACCCTGACTCCAGAATAGTCAGATTATTGCTGTCCATGTACATGTATCCCGCTCTAATCTGATTACGTCTCCCTGCAGTTGTGTCCTCACACCGTCTTTGATACATTTCTGACAGTTCCAgtagcagtgattcccaaagactgggtcggggcCCCTCACATGGGTCGCGGAAGATTTTTTTTGAGGTCCCTGAAGACAACTTTGCAGGACATTTcccaaaagtaaataaaaatgtatgttttaaatactATGCATAAAACCAAGTTACCAAACTTCTTTTTGGAAATGActtgtttggatatgttttctTACAGATGTGGCTGTAAATGTGTCGCTACATGAGGCACAAATGAGCTCTTTATCACAGTTGGGGGAGACACTGGCGTGgatgcaaatacaaatacacacaagtaAAACGTGCTGTGAAAACATTAAACCTGTACATTCAAGGTCTACGATCTTACGTCCTACGTTTGTTTCCTATCTTTGACCCAAAATTCTGTGCTTAAAACCTAACCTGCGAGGATAAAGGGTCACAGAAGAGGAGATTTAATCCATGTGCACACGCttgtattgttgtattataaagaaaaaaaagaaagaagaaaagttcTCAGCTCGTGTGCTTACACTCCCAGTTTCTGGCGTCTCATTTCTTCCCTATAATGATTCCTCCTGGCTTTTCCTTACAGCCACATTCCGCACCATACACCCCCTACCACTGAACTCAGTCACCCCAGACTGCAAACTGCAAAACTGCAAACTGCAAACTGCACCGCCTCCCTGTCTTTGCCTCTGACTCGTACGTCCACACATAATCTACACGCACGGGAAACAAAGCCACCGACACAAACTCTTTCTAAGAAAGGCTTCTCTGGAAGTTccgctcttcctcctccagcgACCGCCGATAATCGAATGTCGGGAAAGCCTACGCGAACGCCGTCACATTCACTTTGTCACAGCGACGTCTCAGTTCACGCGCTGACACACTTTTCAGTGTCCAGAGAGAAGAAATGCAATGCAATGCAGGCCAAGGTTTTGGTGTCAGAGCGAAGTGggatatagagagagagagagagagagagagagaggggttgGTTGGTGGTGAGGAGGGTGGTGGAGGGGTGGGGGCGCTTGTGAGCACACAGCGCAGGAATGTGGGTGTGGACTGTTGCCAAACGCATATGCGATCCTTATGTTCCCCTGGGTGAAAGGAGGTAAAATGCGGTTAGACGGCTGGGTCCGTATCAGGACACAGATGCAGCGTGAGGACAGAGTAGCAGGGCCATGGAGTTCACATTCTTTGC
This Solea senegalensis isolate Sse05_10M linkage group LG8, IFAPA_SoseM_1, whole genome shotgun sequence DNA region includes the following protein-coding sequences:
- the foxo1a gene encoding forkhead box protein O1-A, giving the protein MAEAAQQQPHLVDIDPDFEPLSRPRSCTWPLPRPEFLNPGDSNTSSPVPSVKQEPAGGCGSGSNNGDFISSLSLLEESEDFPEQKPVILCADDFQCQENCVHHQQQQQQQQQQQPLQQQQQQQHQQHQNPQLPHQQQQQHQQQQQHQQQQQVPLLSSPVGSSSSAAAAAAAAAQRKSSSSRRNAWGNMSYADLITKAIESSPENRLTLSQIYDWMVKSVPYFKDKGDSNSSAGWKNSIRHNLSLHSRFIRVQNEGTGKSSWWMLNPEGGKSGKSPRRRAASMDNNSKFTKSRGRAAKKKLSLQGGPDGGADSPGSYSKWPGSPNSHSNDDFDAWNSFRPRTSSNASTLSGRLSPFMPEDDLGEADVHMGYPGAPGSKMTATLPSLTEMTGSLGHSTENVMENLLDNLNLLSPNNSQVGGGATTPGSSQSSPSAMMQPSPGYPTYSSPSMAPQPPQEYRKCAYGQAGMNSLSSMPLQTLPESKPSFVPMGQYSCPAGLLKELLTSDSDQHSELMPSVDTVVSQSSGGCMLPPYSSSQHAAKLMAGGNSHLHALPHSHPHGMHSQAKNGHLLMSLHHSGGSARLPATKGPMQMPYGLPGHLGGVGMPGGFCPLNTNGYGRPGPPPLSHSEKLPSDLDDMSIEKFEFDMETVLHDTLMDGDSLDFNFEPMVTQQSFPHGVKTTTHSWVSG